The window TGGGGGGCGCTGGCGGTCTGGTTGCTCGTCGGGCTGGTGGGTTGGTACGTCGTCGTCTGGCGGGGCGCGGCGGGGGCGGGCATCGCGCCGACGATTGTCCACTGGATCGCCCTACCCTACGCGCTGCTGCTGGCGGCCACGGCCGGGCTGGCGACGGGTCTGGCCCTGCAGGATAGCCGCTTCATTCCGTTGGCGCTCGGCGCGGCGTTATTCCTGCTCAGCGACCTCATCCTGGCCGGCGAAATGTTCAGCGGCCTCTCTTTCCGGCTCATCGGCGATGTGATCTGGCTGACCTATGGCCCCGGCCAGATGTTGATCGTCTACTCCATCGGCGCGGCGTTGGCCCGTCTGCTGAGAAGCTGACCGCAGCAAAGAGAATCCACAGATTTCACAGATGTAAGGATTCAATCTGTGAAATCTGTGTAATCCGTGGATTCTTCTGCTTTGCTTCTGGGCGTCTTTGCGTTAAATTCTGTCCCGAATTCACGCTGATACCTAACGCAGGAGAATAACCATGAACGACGAACCCATGCTGCCGCCGCATCCCGAAGCCGTTGACGCGGCCATGACCGCCGCCTTTGCCACCAACCGCCTGACCCGCGGCGAGGATGCCCTCTATATCGCCCACCGCCGGGCCTCGCTGGGCGATATGGTCACCGCCGCCGGCCTGACTGACCTGTTGCAGGGGGCCGACATGCTGGCCGCGTCGGAGGATATCGACGCGATGACGACCGTCGTCCACGCGCTGAATGAGGAAGACCTCGACGACGCCATGGAGATCGGCGCGATTTCCGGCGAGCTGGCCGTCATCAGTGACGTATTGGCCTCGCTGGAAATGGAAACGTTGTCGGAGTTCCTCCACGACCGCAGCCAGCGACTGCGCGAGCTGTCGGTCGACAATATCCTGCGCTATGGGGCCTTGCGCGCCTTGACCGAGACGATGAGCGAGACGGGTGAGAAGGTCGGCCAACTGGGCGAGGAAGAGTCGGCCGAAGGGCACGCCCGGCTTGGTTTGGCCGAGGCCGTGGCCGCCAACAGCGAGGCCATGGCCATCGCCGGCGAAGAGATGATCGCCGAAGGGCTGGCGACGCTGGCCGCGGCCCAGGGCGCTTTCGACGCCGGGGCCGAACTCGAAGATTAATCGCTGCTCCAAACGGACGGAACGTCGGGCGGCCCCATTCCATGCGGGCCGTCCGACGTATCCGCCTACATCCACCCCTTTCCCTAAATGGACTAAAGTCCGCCTCTACCGATTTTCCTACTTGACACACGCCCAACAGCCGCATATACTCCCCGCCACTAGAAATTTTTCATCACGAATATGATAAAAATTAGCCAGTAGCATGAACCATACACGGCAACATTGCAGATGTCTTAAGCGGGGGTAGACGCCTTCCGCCCGCAACGTTCCTGAAAACGTTCGACGGTGGCAGCTACCCTCGCGCGTAACCCCGGTTGTTACACGCGCTTCATAGGGAAGTTGCGACCGTTTTTTTGCGCCTGCTCGTCGCGGGCGGATGAACGCAGATGACAGGAAAAGACATCGCCATGATGATTGCTACGATTGATAGAACCATACCCACCACCCATACCGATTCCTCATCCGCTCTGGAAGACCTCATCGGCAATACGCCTCTGGTGCGCATCGATGGCGGCGCGGTCGAACAGTTGCTCGGCCGCCGACTGTCGCCGGGCGTCAGCCTGCTGGCCAAGGCCGAATGGTATAACCCCGGCGGCTCGGTCAAGGATCGCGCCGCGCTCAGCATCATCCGCGCCGCCGAACGGGACGGCCAACTGCGCCCCGGCATGACCCTGCTCGACGCCACCAGCGGCAACACCGGCATCGCCTACGCCATGCTGGGCGCGGCCCGCGGCTACCGGGTGCGGCTGGCCGTGCCGGAGAACGTCAGCCCGGAGCGGCTGGCGATCCTGCGCGCCTATGGGGCCGAGCTAATCCTGACCGACCCGCTGGAAGGCTCCGACGGGGCCATCCGCGAGGCGCGACGCCTGGCCGCCGCGGACGCTACGGTGTTCTACGCCGACCAGTACAACAACCCGGCCAACTGGCAGGCCCACTACCGGACGACGGCCGAGGAGATTTGGCGCCAGACCGACGGCGCAATCACCCATTTCGTGTCCGGCGTGGGCACCAGCGGCACGTTCGTGGGTACGACGCGCCGCCTGCGCGAACTGAACCCCGACATCCTGTGCTACTCAGCCCAGCCCGATAGCCCGTT is drawn from Candidatus Promineifilum breve and contains these coding sequences:
- a CDS encoding PLP-dependent cysteine synthase family protein, giving the protein MIATIDRTIPTTHTDSSSALEDLIGNTPLVRIDGGAVEQLLGRRLSPGVSLLAKAEWYNPGGSVKDRAALSIIRAAERDGQLRPGMTLLDATSGNTGIAYAMLGAARGYRVRLAVPENVSPERLAILRAYGAELILTDPLEGSDGAIREARRLAAADATVFYADQYNNPANWQAHYRTTAEEIWRQTDGAITHFVSGVGTSGTFVGTTRRLRELNPDILCYSAQPDSPFNGLEGWKHMATAIVPGIYDDTLADGELTARTEDAHATARYLARRAGLLVGVSAAANVHAALRVAAELVEGVVVTVLPDSGYKYLSERFWQE